A window of the Diabrotica undecimpunctata isolate CICGRU chromosome 1, icDiaUnde3, whole genome shotgun sequence genome harbors these coding sequences:
- the LOC140436483 gene encoding uncharacterized protein, producing the protein MLERELMRKKVDICGVLETHWEGQGHWESNYYKIFMSGANKTGQKGVAILVQKNLAKCVYEYLPINDRPIKITLDGQPTKIHVLQVYMPTRDGTDEDVEEMYQLLNSNIANIPKKELVIILGNWNVKVGKTTTEDLVKGTVGGFGIDAINITNPKETPRKEKHWMTNETLNLVEERKIIRNNASNPTEIENKIANVNRRIKSSSRRDKNNHFKEICKQLQEHAKRQESREPFAKVQHLTKEFKLHTKIIKDNLRTIITNIEDHEDVNSEEINDEKEPPILKSEIETAIEKLQTGKSQGDDGITAKALKEMGDIGIEVIFKLCSEIWNTGQWPDDWCKLTFIPIYKKGSLTDCNKYRTIALISQALSTILNLRQIIEKS; encoded by the exons ATGTTAGAACGAGAGCTTATGAGAAAAAAAGTAGACATATGTGGAGTTTTAGAAACTCACTGGGAAGGTCAGGGTCACTGGGAATCCAATTACTATAAAATATTCATGTCGGGAGCCAATAAAACCGGTCAAAAAGGCGTAGCAATACTGGTACAGAAGAACCTCGCAAAATGTGTATATGAATACCTTCCAATAAATGACCGCCCAATTAAAATTACTCTCGATGGACAGCCAACAAAGATCCATGTACTACAAGTGTATATGCCAACACGCGATGGAACAGATGAAGATGTGGAAGAGATGTACCAGTTATTAAACAGTAACATCGctaatatacccaaaaaagaacTAGTCATAATATTGGGTAATTGGAACGTAAAAGTAGGCAAAACAACAACAGAAGATCTGGTGAAAGGAACAGTTGGTGGGTTTGGAATAG ACGCAATAAATATTACAAACCCCAAAGAAACCCCAAGGAAAGAAAAACACTGGATGACTAATGAGACACTGAACCTAGTAGAAGAacgaaaaataattagaaacaaTGCTTCAAATCCAACAGAAATTGAAAACAAGATAGCAAATGTAAACAGACGGATAAAATCATCAAGTAGAAGAGACAAAAATAATcattttaaagaaatatgcaaACAACTACAAGAACACGCCAAACGTCAAGAATCTAGAGAACCGTTTGCCAAAGTACAACACTTAACTAAAGAGTTCAAACTACACACGAagataattaaagataatttgaGAACGATCATCACCAATATAGAGG ACCATGAAGACGTGAATTcagaagaaataaatgacgaAAAGGAACCACCTATTTTAAAATCGGAAATAGAAACCGCAATAGAAAAATTACAAACTGGAAAATCTCAAGGAGATGACGGAATCACGGCGAAAGCACTTAAAGAAATGGGAGACATAGGAATTGAAGTAATATTCAAATTGTGTAGTGAAATCTGGAACACAGGACAATGGCCAGATGATTGGTGTAAGCTCACTTTCATACCCATTTATAAGAAAGGCTCATTAACTGACTGTAATAAATACCGCACTATAGCCCTGATCTCCCAAGCCCTCTCCACAATCCTCAATctcagacaaattatagaaaaatcttga